A region from the Kineothrix sp. IPX-CK genome encodes:
- a CDS encoding glycoside hydrolase family 65 protein yields MAKFADKYFLADAWKIIEDGFDPEYGEVAESVFSQANEYMGVRGYFEEGYTGAHMQGSYFNGIYEEKKQGSQGYKGVVDTTEFMVNSVDFLYTKIDLDGEALDIGSCNISSFKRILDMRSGLLTRSFLWETKSGKKVELVFERLLSMKKNKIAVQRITLKALDFDSDVTIVSGLDFGTVHQSAKETLWKCSGQECEGSHLAIMGETMRTGQHVYSSCLIDAQNGRESAFSSIIEEKRVARELVIRLNRNKAVIVTKKIYNAVHKHGNTNDFLARCESGKKELEGISFEEVLQDNIRWWENVWKKADITIEGDEWNQQGIRFCIFQMFQTYHGAGNGTNIGAKGLTGEAYNGNAFWDTETYCLPFFLFNDVQAAKNLLMFRYLTLKEAKERAADLDCKGAFYPVATISGRECCNLWQHASLQLQASTAVAYGIWFYEKLTQDIEFLMEYGMEMLIEICRMLADRGDFTEDRQKFGYYGVMGPDEFQMMVNNNCYTNYMAKFTFSYTLSVCQRLKEERPKEMEALCLKMRLTGEECQAWQAMEENMFLPIDEKTGIYEQHEGYFKLPHVEVDRIPVEEFPLYNHWSYDRIYRNDMIKQPDVLMFMLLFNSAFGEETLRANYEFYEPRCIHESSLSPSVHSILASQLKKHEEAYRFFQFATRMDLDNYNRNSSEGLHTTSIAAAWMNIVYGFGGLRSDGENISLCPTMPKQWRGYSFRIGYKEDVLLVEVDEEKICLSTLGGKAIDIDLYGKLVVVGGERKEIPVPAEWRG; encoded by the coding sequence ATGGCTAAATTTGCGGATAAATATTTTCTTGCTGACGCATGGAAAATTATAGAGGATGGATTTGATCCGGAGTACGGCGAGGTGGCGGAGTCGGTATTCTCCCAGGCGAATGAATATATGGGAGTGCGCGGCTATTTCGAGGAGGGCTATACCGGTGCGCATATGCAGGGAAGTTATTTTAACGGCATATACGAGGAGAAAAAACAGGGAAGCCAGGGATACAAGGGTGTGGTCGATACTACGGAATTCATGGTGAATTCCGTGGACTTCCTTTATACGAAAATAGATCTGGATGGGGAAGCTCTTGATATCGGCAGCTGTAATATAAGTTCTTTCAAAAGAATTCTTGACATGAGATCAGGCCTGCTCACCCGTTCTTTCTTATGGGAGACCAAAAGCGGAAAGAAAGTGGAGTTAGTCTTTGAAAGACTTCTTTCCATGAAGAAAAATAAAATAGCAGTACAGAGAATAACATTGAAGGCATTAGATTTTGATTCAGATGTGACAATTGTGTCAGGGTTAGACTTTGGCACCGTGCACCAATCGGCAAAGGAAACCCTTTGGAAGTGCAGCGGGCAGGAGTGCGAAGGCTCTCATTTGGCGATTATGGGTGAGACGATGCGAACCGGACAGCACGTATATTCCTCCTGCCTGATAGATGCGCAAAACGGCAGGGAGTCTGCGTTCTCATCGATCATCGAAGAAAAGAGAGTTGCCAGAGAGCTGGTAATAAGGCTTAACCGAAATAAAGCGGTTATCGTAACGAAAAAAATATATAACGCGGTGCATAAACACGGGAACACCAATGACTTTTTAGCGCGGTGCGAAAGCGGGAAAAAAGAGCTGGAGGGCATAAGCTTTGAAGAGGTGCTTCAGGACAATATCCGCTGGTGGGAAAATGTTTGGAAGAAAGCGGACATTACCATCGAAGGGGACGAGTGGAACCAACAGGGCATCCGTTTTTGTATCTTTCAAATGTTTCAGACCTATCACGGAGCGGGAAACGGTACGAACATCGGAGCCAAGGGGTTGACCGGAGAGGCTTACAACGGGAATGCTTTCTGGGATACGGAAACGTACTGCCTGCCATTCTTTCTGTTCAATGATGTGCAGGCGGCTAAGAATCTGCTTATGTTCCGTTACCTGACGTTAAAGGAGGCGAAGGAGAGGGCGGCGGACTTGGATTGCAAGGGCGCTTTCTATCCGGTAGCTACCATAAGCGGAAGAGAATGCTGCAACCTCTGGCAGCATGCGAGCTTACAGCTTCAGGCATCCACCGCGGTGGCATACGGCATATGGTTCTACGAGAAGCTGACTCAGGACATAGAATTTCTTATGGAATACGGCATGGAAATGCTCATAGAGATATGCAGGATGCTGGCGGACAGAGGAGATTTTACCGAAGATAGGCAGAAGTTCGGATATTATGGGGTTATGGGGCCAGACGAGTTCCAGATGATGGTGAACAACAACTGCTATACCAATTATATGGCGAAGTTCACATTTTCCTACACACTGTCTGTTTGTCAAAGACTGAAAGAGGAACGTCCGAAGGAGATGGAAGCGCTTTGCCTGAAAATGAGACTTACCGGAGAGGAATGCCAGGCCTGGCAGGCGATGGAGGAGAACATGTTTCTTCCCATAGATGAGAAGACGGGGATTTACGAACAGCACGAGGGATATTTTAAACTTCCTCATGTGGAAGTGGACCGTATACCCGTAGAAGAATTTCCGCTCTATAATCATTGGTCTTATGACAGAATTTATCGCAATGACATGATTAAACAGCCGGATGTACTGATGTTCATGCTTTTGTTCAATTCCGCCTTCGGGGAGGAAACGCTCCGGGCTAACTATGAGTTCTATGAACCCCGGTGTATTCACGAAAGTTCCTTATCGCCGTCGGTGCACTCCATTTTGGCATCGCAGCTTAAGAAGCACGAAGAGGCTTACCGTTTCTTTCAGTTCGCCACGAGAATGGATCTGGACAATTATAACCGGAACAGCAGCGAAGGGCTGCACACCACTTCCATTGCAGCTGCCTGGATGAATATCGTCTATGGCTTCGGCGGTCTTCGTTCGGATGGGGAGAACATCAGTCTTTGCCCTACGATGCCGAAGCAGTGGAGGGGCTATTCCTTCCGTATCGGTTATAAGGAGGACGTCCTTTTAGTGGAAGTAGATGAGGAAAAGATATGCTTATCCACTTTGGGGGGGAAGGCCATCGATATCGATTTATATGGAAAATTGGTCGTAGTAGGAGGAGAACGGAAGGAAATCCCGGTTCCCGCTGAATGGAGAGGATAG